The Pan troglodytes isolate AG18354 chromosome 7, NHGRI_mPanTro3-v2.0_pri, whole genome shotgun sequence genome has a window encoding:
- the LOC129135648 gene encoding olfactory receptor 7E24-like has product MTNKVTGGCTLPAILGVMSSSRNLDVSNDITEGVYTPCHIGSNIILSPSGYWERYHSVEDPELQPVLALLSLSLSMYLVTVLRNLLSILAVSSDSPLHTPKYFFLSNMCWADIGFTSATVPKMIVDMPAHSRVISHAVCLTQISFFLLFACIEGMLLTVMAYDCFLAICCPLHYPVIVNPHLCVFFVLVSFFLSLLDSQLHSWIVLQFTSIKNVEISNSVCDPSHLLKLACSDSVINSIFIYFDSTMFGFLPISGILLSYYKIFPSILRMSSSDGKYKAFSTYGSHLAAVC; this is encoded by the exons ATGACTAACAAGGTCACGGGGGGATGTACtctccctgcgatattgggagtaatgtcgtCCTCCCGAAACCTGGATGTTAGCAATGACATCAcagagggggtgtacacaccctgccACATTGGAAGTAATATAATCCTCTCCCCATCTGGGTACTGGGAAAGATATCACAGCGTGG AGGATCCAGAACTGCAGCCGGTCCTCGCTTtgctgtccctgtccctgtccatGTATCTGGTCACGGTGCTGAGGAACCTGCTCAGCATCCTGGCTGTCAGCTCTGACTCCCCCCTCCACACCCCCAagtacttcttcctctccaacaTGTGCTGGGCTGACATCGGTTTCACCTCGGCCACGGTTCCCAAGATGATTGTGGACATGCCGGCGCATAGCAGAGTCATCTCTCATGCAGTCTGCCTGACAcagatttccttctttctcctttttgcaTGTATAGAAGGCATGCTCCTGACTGTAATGGCCTATGACTGCTTTCTAGCCATCTGTTGCCCTCTGCACTACCCAGTCATCGTGAATCCTCACCTCTGTGTCTTCTtcgttttggtgtcctttttcctTAGCCTGTTGGATTCCCAGCTGCACAGTTGGATTGTGTTACAATTCACCAGCATCAAGAATGTGGAAATCTCTAATTCTGTCTGTGACCCCTCTCATCTTCTCAAACTTGCTTGTTCTGACAGCGTCATCAATagcatattcatatattttgatagtactatgtttggttttcttcccatttccGGGATCCTTTTGTCTTACTATAAAATTTTCCCCTCCATTCTAAGGATGTCATCGTCAGATGGGAAGTATAAAGCCTTCTCCACCTATGGCTCTCACCTAGCCGCTGTTTGCTGA